From Aythya fuligula isolate bAytFul2 chromosome 20, bAytFul2.pri, whole genome shotgun sequence, a single genomic window includes:
- the DNAJC30 gene encoding LOW QUALITY PROTEIN: dnaJ homolog subfamily C member 30, mitochondrial (The sequence of the model RefSeq protein was modified relative to this genomic sequence to represent the inferred CDS: deleted 2 bases in 2 codons) gives MEPAALGRLAAPPARRGRASAWRRAAPGHRGCGEALGPRRDLYEVLGVPPTATQAQIKTAYYEQSFRYHPDRNAGSAAAAERFAAVSEAYLVLGSAALRRKYDRGVLSREDVRGAPKPSGRPLTPAPPPARSAASSFSRRGPVPPPFDFDAFYRAHYGEQLERERMLRARREQLRLRREEAAAQGRFRLVSDLSVGLLFFLGVVLLYSLK, from the exons ATGGAGCCGGCGGCGCTCGGTCGCCTTGCGGCGCCTCCTGCTCGCCGCGGCCGGGCCTCGGCTTGGCGCCGGGCCGCGCCGGGGCACCGGGGATGCGGCGAGGCCTTAGGGCCGCGCCGCGACCTGTACGAGGTGCTGGGCGTTCCGCCCACGGCGACGCAGGCGCAGATCAAGACGGCGTACTACGAGCAGTCGTTCCGGTACCATCCCGACCGCAACGCGGGCAGTGCTGCCGCCGCCGAGCGCTTCGCCGCCGTCAGCGAGGCCTACCTGGTGCTGGGCAGTGCCGCGCTGCGCCGCAAGTACGACCGCGGCGTCCTCAGCCGCGAGGACGTGCGCGGCGCCCCCAAGCCCTCGGGCCGCCCGCTCacccccgcgccgccgcccgcccgctccGCCGCCTCCTCTTTCTCCCGCCGGGGGCCCGTCCCGCCGCCCTTCGACTTCGACGCTTTCTACCGCGCGCACTAC GGGGAGCAGCTGGAGCGGGAGCGGATGCTGCGGGCC CGGCGGGAGCAGCTGCGCCTCCGCcgggaggaggctgcggcccaaGGCCGTTTCCGACTCGTTTCCGACCTCTCGGTTGGGCTCCTCTTTTTCTTGGGCGTTGTCCTGCTCTACAGCCTCAAGTAA